Proteins co-encoded in one Spirosoma endbachense genomic window:
- a CDS encoding TonB-dependent receptor: MNKQLYFYWSRKALRPISGLIFFLIVSCQVAFAQSSIRGKVTDAKGESLIGVSVKVKGSGQGTVTDATGSYQLSGLSPATTLEFSFVGFVSKELLVGSQTAINVTLAESASDLDEVIVTGVFDKRSRMESSVAISVLSAKLLQLQAPLSAADLLKNVPGVFVNSSTGEIRNTVSSRGVNVGGNDVSNGYYYVSMQEDGLPVTNATYGNFGPDYFLRPDLTLGKLEAVRGGTASILGNNAPGGIFNYVSKVGGQTMETQARVKYGLEGNGKNPYYRADMNVGGPLSKDKTLTFNVGGFFRQNDGARYAGYPMNNGGQLKANVVKQLKNGSLKLYGKYLNDHNTFFEQLPTVDFNNPHLAPGVEQTNSVLIPPVTADYTINQTGERSTYNSRDKIHSKDLSIGLNFDHSFGKGWTLDNKIRYAYKTSYWNTTSIPYPFAIDNVTFYGINTLAGKLGTYSFRDLATGTELANVTQGINIVNGAPAGLKFTVNSSNLPGAQIQKNSLLFNPLIVFDNRVKETIEQLTLTKRLSHMSFTGGLYYAYSSVKRLNPSGIGNMFGQMLNPRPQPTAIVYTDMTGKVYQVTNPDGITGGSGKSVATNLFDLSLNQLAGFFGHNWEVTDKLNFDWGIRFERIRVSGTNQIASATTSTDGGTDKNPLTLYDNMGGAITATVPYDKTVKTISYSGGLNYKFSDQLAVYARYSQGRKAPDLGLYLNAQSSVTADYLNPIAQSTQQYEVGFKAKKDRFSLFVTPFYSLLGNVPQQALGQESADVTSTYTTPVLYNKFETKGVEIEGNYSLTKEWSVRAVATFQKSTAVDFNTWVLNGNGRADDQIQSYSGNETDFSPRQILRISPTYTSDKLYGSIDWTYIGRRAGNVADVFYLPGFDQTNLNVGYNVSRKFQLQANVNNVFNQNGIMGWSAPGGFPASLNTQGFTKAQLEANPNAVYFSLSLPPRSYFLTATYTF; this comes from the coding sequence ATGAACAAGCAACTCTATTTTTACTGGTCCAGAAAAGCGTTAAGGCCAATTTCTGGACTCATTTTCTTCCTGATTGTCAGTTGTCAGGTGGCCTTTGCTCAGTCATCTATTCGTGGAAAAGTAACTGACGCTAAAGGAGAATCTCTGATAGGCGTAAGTGTGAAAGTGAAAGGTAGTGGCCAGGGTACGGTCACCGATGCGACGGGTAGCTACCAACTTTCAGGTCTTTCTCCGGCCACAACCCTCGAATTCAGCTTTGTGGGTTTCGTATCGAAAGAACTACTGGTTGGTTCCCAGACGGCAATTAATGTAACGCTGGCCGAAAGTGCGTCCGATTTGGATGAAGTGATCGTCACCGGTGTATTCGACAAGCGGAGCCGGATGGAATCGTCTGTCGCCATATCCGTACTTTCGGCTAAACTCCTTCAATTGCAAGCTCCCCTGAGTGCAGCCGATTTGCTCAAAAACGTACCGGGCGTATTTGTCAACTCGTCGACGGGGGAAATCCGCAATACGGTCAGTTCACGGGGCGTGAACGTGGGCGGCAACGATGTCTCCAATGGGTATTACTATGTATCGATGCAGGAGGATGGACTACCCGTCACCAATGCAACCTACGGCAACTTTGGACCGGATTATTTTTTGCGTCCTGACCTTACCTTGGGTAAGTTGGAAGCCGTTCGGGGTGGCACCGCTTCCATCCTGGGAAATAATGCGCCGGGAGGCATTTTCAATTACGTTTCTAAAGTGGGTGGCCAAACGATGGAGACCCAGGCCCGGGTAAAATATGGCTTGGAAGGCAACGGAAAAAACCCGTATTACCGGGCTGATATGAATGTCGGCGGCCCCTTAAGCAAAGACAAGACGCTCACCTTTAACGTCGGCGGGTTCTTTCGGCAGAATGACGGTGCCCGCTATGCTGGCTATCCGATGAATAACGGCGGTCAGCTAAAAGCAAACGTGGTGAAGCAGCTAAAAAATGGCTCCCTGAAACTGTACGGTAAATATTTAAATGATCACAATACCTTTTTTGAACAGTTGCCAACGGTGGATTTTAACAATCCCCACCTGGCACCCGGCGTCGAGCAAACCAACTCCGTATTGATTCCTCCCGTTACGGCTGACTATACCATCAACCAAACCGGGGAACGAAGCACTTACAATTCCCGCGACAAAATTCACTCGAAAGATCTCTCTATTGGGCTAAATTTCGACCATAGCTTCGGAAAAGGCTGGACGCTGGATAATAAGATTCGCTACGCTTATAAAACCTCGTATTGGAACACTACCTCCATTCCTTACCCATTTGCAATCGATAACGTGACCTTTTACGGGATAAATACGCTGGCGGGCAAACTGGGGACCTATTCGTTCCGTGATTTAGCCACCGGAACCGAACTGGCCAACGTTACCCAGGGTATTAATATCGTAAACGGAGCACCAGCGGGGCTTAAGTTTACAGTCAACAGCAGCAACTTACCCGGTGCCCAGATCCAGAAAAATTCTCTGTTGTTCAACCCCCTGATCGTGTTCGACAATCGGGTGAAGGAAACGATTGAACAACTCACGCTTACTAAGCGGCTTAGCCACATGAGTTTTACCGGTGGCCTGTACTATGCCTACTCTAGTGTCAAACGGCTTAATCCGAGCGGAATCGGAAACATGTTTGGGCAGATGCTAAACCCGCGCCCTCAACCGACGGCCATCGTTTATACTGACATGACGGGCAAGGTCTATCAGGTTACCAACCCGGATGGCATAACAGGGGGCTCGGGCAAAAGCGTGGCTACGAATCTGTTCGATCTAAGCTTAAACCAATTGGCAGGCTTCTTTGGGCATAACTGGGAAGTTACGGACAAACTTAATTTCGACTGGGGCATTCGCTTCGAACGTATACGGGTAAGCGGTACCAACCAGATTGCCTCGGCAACCACGTCCACCGACGGGGGTACGGACAAAAATCCCCTGACGCTCTACGACAATATGGGCGGAGCAATCACTGCGACGGTGCCCTACGACAAAACGGTTAAAACGATTTCCTATTCGGGGGGATTAAATTACAAGTTCAGCGATCAATTGGCTGTGTACGCCCGGTATTCACAAGGCCGTAAAGCGCCAGATCTGGGTTTATATCTCAACGCTCAATCATCCGTCACCGCCGATTATCTGAACCCAATTGCCCAAAGTACCCAACAGTATGAAGTGGGTTTCAAAGCCAAAAAAGACCGGTTTTCGCTCTTCGTTACGCCGTTTTATAGTCTATTAGGCAACGTACCTCAGCAGGCTCTTGGTCAGGAATCAGCCGATGTAACCTCCACCTACACGACCCCAGTGCTTTACAATAAGTTTGAAACCAAAGGGGTTGAAATTGAGGGGAATTACAGCCTAACCAAAGAGTGGAGTGTTCGAGCTGTCGCTACGTTCCAGAAATCAACGGCCGTCGACTTTAATACCTGGGTGCTGAATGGTAATGGACGGGCTGACGATCAGATTCAAAGCTATTCTGGCAATGAAACCGATTTTTCGCCCCGCCAGATTTTGCGTATCTCCCCAACGTACACCTCGGATAAGTTGTACGGTTCGATTGACTGGACATACATTGGTCGGCGGGCCGGTAACGTAGCGGACGTGTTTTACTTACCGGGTTTTGACCAGACCAATTTGAATGTAGGCTATAACGTTTCCCGCAAATTCCAACTCCAGGCCAACGTTAACAATGTATTCAATCAGAATGGGATCATGGGTTGGTCAGCGCCGGGTGGTTTTCCTGCATCACTGAACACGCAGGGCTTTACGAAGGCCCAACTGGAAGCTAATCCCAATGCTGTGTATTTCAGCCTGAGTCTGCCTCCCCGCTCCTACTTTTTGACAGCGACCTACACTTTTTAA
- a CDS encoding ABC transporter ATP-binding protein, which translates to MSVIIVENVSKKYVIDHKKGKGSNTLRDLLAENVRQFFGDKEKKNATQEEFWALRDVNFEIEQGDRIGIVGHNGAGKSTLLKVLSKIIEPTSGSVRIRGRVASLLEVGAGFHPELTGRENIYLNGALIGMSRSEIRAQFDAIVQFAGIEKFLDTPVKRYSSGMYVRLGFAISSHLNAEIMILDEVLAVGDAEFQRKSLAKMRENADSGRTILFVSHNLTAVQAFCNKTLYFEKGRLIEQGETNQIITSYLSKISQYRPLRQWDTPEEAPGNDLVRVKHIELIPDYQEELTHIDVRTPMRFRFEFWNRMDRANLNLSMHLNSLTGECIFNVGSRSQPYGKGLIVGECQIPGYFLNDGSYTISIMIVKDTVTPLFTLEEGITFEVKDYHEGILVDGKWPGYLRPQFPFTMGMVEPST; encoded by the coding sequence ATGTCTGTAATTATTGTAGAAAATGTAAGCAAGAAATACGTTATTGATCACAAAAAAGGTAAAGGTTCCAATACGTTACGTGACCTACTCGCAGAAAATGTCCGGCAGTTTTTTGGGGATAAGGAAAAAAAGAATGCTACCCAAGAAGAATTCTGGGCCCTTCGTGATGTAAACTTTGAAATTGAACAGGGGGATCGGATTGGTATTGTCGGTCATAATGGAGCGGGTAAATCAACCCTTTTAAAAGTCCTTAGTAAAATTATTGAGCCAACGAGTGGATCAGTCCGGATTCGCGGCCGGGTAGCCTCGTTACTGGAGGTTGGAGCAGGATTTCACCCAGAACTGACAGGCCGGGAAAACATCTATCTCAATGGGGCTCTGATTGGCATGTCGCGTAGTGAAATCCGTGCGCAATTCGATGCAATTGTCCAATTTGCCGGTATTGAGAAGTTTCTGGACACACCCGTTAAGCGCTACTCATCCGGGATGTATGTTCGTCTGGGGTTTGCCATTTCATCTCATCTCAACGCCGAAATTATGATCCTGGATGAGGTATTGGCGGTGGGCGATGCTGAATTTCAACGAAAAAGTCTGGCAAAAATGCGTGAAAACGCAGATAGTGGTCGCACAATCCTGTTCGTCAGTCACAACCTGACAGCGGTGCAGGCATTTTGCAATAAAACACTGTATTTTGAAAAGGGTCGGTTAATTGAGCAGGGAGAAACCAACCAGATTATTACTTCTTATCTCAGTAAAATTTCTCAATACCGACCCCTGCGCCAATGGGATACGCCCGAAGAAGCCCCTGGCAATGATCTGGTGCGCGTTAAACACATTGAATTGATTCCTGACTATCAGGAGGAGTTAACACACATTGATGTTCGGACGCCCATGAGGTTTCGGTTTGAATTCTGGAATAGGATGGATCGGGCCAACCTGAACCTGTCAATGCACCTAAATTCATTAACTGGCGAATGCATCTTCAACGTAGGCTCACGATCGCAGCCTTACGGCAAAGGGCTTATTGTGGGCGAATGCCAAATTCCGGGTTATTTCTTAAACGACGGGTCCTATACAATCTCGATCATGATTGTAAAAGATACCGTTACGCCTTTATTCACCCTGGAAGAAGGGATTACCTTCGAGGTTAAAGATTATCATGAAGGGATATTAGTAGACGGCAAATGGCCGGGCTATCTCCGACCTCAATTCCCCTTCACCATGGGGATGGTGGAACCTAGCACTTAG